The following are from one region of the Salicibibacter kimchii genome:
- a CDS encoding S66 peptidase family protein, with protein sequence MAIQPPALQAGDTVGVVTLGSPLEAEIIDTRVQTLEAMGLNVVLGRHVYDWDGFLAGTDQERAADVMAMFEREEVRLILPTRGGVGVAGVLPYLNYDVIANNPKWISGYSDITVLLNALYQYANIITLHSLMLIDFQETTPPYNFDQFFSVVSSTSMEHAMVNPPEIAPLISRVPGNVTGPIVGGNLTSFIGTLGTPFEINTMGCILFLEEVNEPINTVYRHMKHLELAGKFDDCIGIILGECSNCQVAYGQEYEDLIENFIVPMEKPLITGLASGHGTYKAATPVGAIANLNSNEGSITVISRG encoded by the coding sequence GTGGCCATTCAACCGCCGGCACTACAAGCCGGAGATACGGTAGGCGTCGTGACGTTGGGCAGTCCGCTTGAAGCTGAAATCATTGATACCCGGGTACAAACGTTGGAAGCGATGGGTTTGAATGTTGTGCTCGGAAGACATGTCTACGATTGGGATGGGTTTTTGGCCGGGACTGATCAAGAGCGGGCAGCGGATGTGATGGCAATGTTCGAGCGTGAAGAGGTGCGTTTGATTTTGCCGACACGTGGTGGGGTGGGGGTAGCCGGGGTTCTTCCTTATTTAAATTACGATGTAATCGCGAATAATCCGAAATGGATCAGCGGGTACAGCGATATTACGGTCCTCCTTAACGCGCTTTATCAATATGCGAATATCATCACTCTGCACAGTTTGATGTTGATTGATTTTCAGGAGACGACACCCCCTTATAATTTTGACCAATTTTTCAGTGTTGTTTCTTCAACATCGATGGAGCATGCAATGGTTAATCCACCGGAAATCGCTCCGCTCATCAGCCGTGTGCCGGGGAATGTGACAGGTCCGATCGTGGGCGGGAATCTTACCTCTTTTATCGGAACGTTGGGAACGCCGTTTGAAATTAATACCATGGGTTGTATTTTATTTTTAGAAGAAGTGAATGAACCGATTAATACGGTATATCGACATATGAAGCATCTTGAGTTGGCCGGTAAATTTGATGATTGTATCGGGATTATTCTCGGCGAATGTAGCAATTGCCAAGTGGCTTATGGGCAGGAATATGAAGACTTGATCGAAAATTTTATCGTGCCGATGGAAAAGCCATTGATTACAGGACTTGCAAGTGGGCACGGGACTTATAAAGCAGCTACCCCGGTCGGGGCTATCGCGAATCTTAACAGCAATGAAGGTTCGATCACAGTGATTAGCCGAGGATAG
- a CDS encoding YusW family protein produces MNKFGMLTLSVVVATSLAACGDNGEEFENETNGDAPEEGDDNTEVQEEEVNVDDMDDGADEGDGETEADEAWYEELPYNEFDLEAEYDHGEYEAEYEYEGGSPEVEIEDSRDGEDMELEGQAALDALSDILPEMDIDENSSDEEIQEAAIDAFNLDEDYSELEVEIEFNGDETEVEDES; encoded by the coding sequence ATGAATAAATTTGGCATGCTTACATTATCCGTGGTCGTTGCTACAAGTCTCGCGGCTTGCGGAGATAATGGGGAAGAATTCGAAAATGAAACAAATGGGGACGCTCCTGAGGAGGGCGATGATAATACCGAAGTGCAAGAAGAAGAAGTGAATGTCGATGACATGGATGACGGTGCCGATGAGGGAGATGGGGAAACGGAAGCAGACGAAGCATGGTACGAAGAGCTACCCTATAACGAGTTCGATTTGGAAGCTGAATATGACCACGGCGAATACGAAGCCGAATATGAATATGAAGGCGGAAGTCCCGAAGTGGAAATTGAAGACAGTCGGGATGGCGAAGACATGGAGTTAGAAGGGCAAGCGGCATTAGACGCACTTTCCGATATTCTCCCGGAAATGGATATTGATGAGAACTCCAGTGACGAAGAAATACAAGAAGCAGCCATTGACGCCTTTAACCTTGATGAAGATTACAGTGAGCTTGAAGTAGAAATAGAATTCAATGGCGACGAGACAGAAGTGGAAGATGAATCATAA
- a CDS encoding CHY zinc finger protein: MKHVYGKKIDRQTRCTHYSSGKDIIAIKFHCCGKYYPCYQCHQECEAHTVSVWPEDQFGERAILCGVCSYEHTIRAYLATDRCLKCHSIFNEGCKFHYHLYFER, encoded by the coding sequence ATGAAACATGTCTACGGCAAGAAAATCGATCGACAAACGCGATGCACGCATTATTCTTCAGGGAAAGACATCATCGCCATCAAGTTTCATTGTTGCGGAAAATACTACCCATGTTACCAATGCCATCAGGAGTGTGAGGCACACACCGTTTCCGTTTGGCCGGAAGATCAATTCGGGGAGCGTGCCATTTTATGCGGCGTTTGCAGCTATGAACATACCATCCGCGCGTACCTCGCGACCGACCGCTGTCTTAAATGCCATTCCATCTTTAACGAGGGCTGTAAATTCCATTATCATCTTTATTTTGAAAGATGA
- a CDS encoding cold shock domain-containing protein translates to MTGKVKWFNAEKGFGFIEREEGDDVFVHFSAIQQEGFKTLEDGQDVEFEIVEGDRGPQAANVVGL, encoded by the coding sequence ATGACTGGTAAAGTAAAATGGTTCAACGCCGAAAAAGGATTCGGTTTCATTGAGCGTGAAGAAGGAGACGATGTATTCGTCCATTTCTCCGCGATTCAGCAAGAAGGATTCAAAACACTTGAAGACGGTCAAGACGTAGAATTTGAAATCGTCGAAGGCGACCGCGGACCGCAAGCAGCAAACGTCGTCGGTCTATAA
- a CDS encoding DEAD/DEAH box helicase: MKFEELDLPPYLLKSVQSMGFTEATSIQEKILPVARKGRDVIGQAQTGTGKTAAFALPIIEKVDPEDPNVQALILTPTRELAVQVSEEVNRLGRTKNVKSVAVYGGADMGRQIRELKSRPPIIVATPGRYMDHTRRRTIRPQAVSTVVLDEADEMLSMGFIEDIETILEAIPNERQTLLFSATMPSRLKKVADRFMTEPQTVSVKAKAMTVSNIEQFALKVPEKQKLSVLGRLLDFEDPDLAIIFGRTKRRVDELSEALEHQGYAAAGLHGDMKQAGRTNVLHRFKQGAIKYLVATDVAARGIDVTGVTHVFNFDLPQDAESYVHRIGRTGRAGHSGKSYTFAAPVEMDHMAMIEKATKGSIKHIDVPSEHEADIARQERAAHQLKNIIEKEEHTGLEPMAEKLLEEHDQVTVVAAALSMLQKDKKEPVKKLTGERPIVSKQKRKPAGKQGRVQQGRGAGGRQKNQSRNRGKSHRRRSG; this comes from the coding sequence ATGAAATTTGAAGAATTAGACTTACCGCCCTATTTATTAAAAAGTGTGCAAAGTATGGGCTTCACAGAGGCCACGTCGATTCAGGAAAAAATTCTACCCGTCGCTCGCAAAGGGCGCGATGTCATTGGACAGGCGCAAACCGGAACAGGAAAAACAGCGGCGTTCGCCCTTCCGATTATCGAAAAAGTTGATCCGGAGGACCCGAACGTACAGGCGCTTATTTTGACCCCGACCCGTGAATTAGCCGTGCAAGTGTCGGAAGAAGTCAACCGATTAGGCCGTACGAAAAACGTGAAATCTGTAGCTGTGTATGGTGGTGCCGACATGGGCCGGCAAATACGGGAATTAAAATCACGACCACCCATCATCGTCGCGACACCGGGCCGATATATGGATCATACGCGCCGGAGGACGATTCGTCCGCAGGCCGTTTCTACGGTCGTGCTCGATGAAGCGGATGAAATGTTAAGCATGGGTTTTATTGAAGATATTGAAACGATTTTAGAAGCGATCCCTAACGAACGACAAACGCTTTTATTTTCAGCAACGATGCCGAGTCGTTTAAAAAAAGTCGCCGATCGCTTTATGACGGAACCGCAAACGGTTTCTGTAAAAGCGAAGGCAATGACGGTATCCAATATCGAACAATTTGCGCTCAAAGTACCCGAAAAACAGAAATTGTCTGTCCTCGGTCGCTTGCTTGATTTTGAAGATCCCGATCTCGCCATTATTTTCGGGCGCACGAAACGAAGGGTAGACGAACTTTCAGAGGCACTCGAGCATCAAGGCTACGCAGCTGCCGGCCTTCATGGTGATATGAAACAGGCAGGGCGGACCAATGTGTTACACCGATTTAAGCAAGGAGCCATAAAGTATTTGGTGGCGACCGATGTGGCCGCACGGGGAATTGATGTGACCGGCGTGACCCATGTGTTTAATTTCGATCTACCGCAAGATGCGGAAAGCTATGTTCACCGGATCGGCCGGACAGGACGAGCCGGGCATTCCGGGAAATCCTATACGTTCGCGGCTCCCGTTGAGATGGATCATATGGCGATGATTGAAAAGGCAACCAAAGGAAGCATTAAACACATCGATGTTCCGAGCGAACATGAAGCGGATATTGCCAGACAAGAACGGGCGGCTCACCAGCTCAAGAACATCATCGAAAAAGAGGAACACACCGGCTTGGAGCCAATGGCGGAAAAACTCCTAGAGGAGCACGATCAAGTGACGGTGGTTGCAGCCGCGCTCTCCATGTTGCAAAAGGATAAAAAAGAACCGGTCAAAAAACTCACCGGCGAACGGCCGATCGTTAGCAAACAAAAAAGGAAACCGGCCGGCAAACAAGGACGTGTTCAACAAGGCCGTGGGGCCGGCGGACGTCAAAAAAATCAAAGCCGCAATAGGGGAAAGTCCCACCGGCGACGTTCCGGTTAA
- a CDS encoding ATP-dependent Clp protease ATP-binding subunit, producing the protein MRCDHCQQNEAQIQMRINVNGKQQQMNLCTRCYREIRNRMRQPSGMSGHSQFDQMMNAMGGGQQGQSFTNAQTQQGTGQGGNLLDELGKNLSHSANNGEIDPIIGRDKEVERVIETLNRRNKNNPVLIGEAGVGKTAIAEGLALRIVQSQVPNKLKNKQIYLLDVSSLVANTGVRGQFEERMKQLLAELQQRDDVIVFVDEVHQIVGAGSAEGSADAGNIMKPALARGELQLIGATTLAEYRKIEKDGALERRFQPVMVDEPSLEDAKKILDGIRPNYETYHEITYTKDAVEACVTLSDRYIQDRFLPDKAIDLMDEAGSKVNLLISELDDGEIAKRLEEIKIEKEDATSQEDYERAAKLRTEELQLQEKQQEAKSEHYHESVVDVARIQALVEAKTGIPVRRLQEDEQKKMRDLPERLNSQVIGQETAVDKVAKSIRRNRAGLRRGTRPIGSFMFIGPTGVGKTELSKSLAEEMFGDREAMIRLDMSEYMEKHSVSKLIGSPPGYVGHDEAGQMTEQVRRKPYSIILLDEIEKAHPDVQHMFLQIMEDGRLTDSQGRAVSFKDTVLIMTSNAGSALKKVTVGFGADDEEPNAMEGLTDYFKPEFLNRFDGIVRFNELSREHLVTIVDLMLADLKDSAAEQGLTIEVTRDAKQKMAELGYDPTFGARPLRRVIEEYVEDGIADVMLENEEVKTIAVNVRDEKLNVSAK; encoded by the coding sequence ATGAGATGTGATCATTGCCAACAAAATGAAGCGCAAATTCAAATGAGAATCAACGTAAATGGAAAACAACAGCAAATGAATCTGTGCACGCGGTGCTATCGTGAAATCCGCAATCGTATGCGTCAGCCATCCGGCATGAGCGGCCATTCGCAATTTGATCAAATGATGAACGCGATGGGCGGCGGTCAACAAGGACAGTCATTTACCAATGCCCAGACCCAACAAGGTACCGGTCAAGGTGGCAACTTACTCGATGAACTTGGGAAAAACCTTTCCCACAGTGCTAACAACGGTGAAATAGATCCGATTATTGGCCGGGATAAAGAAGTGGAACGCGTGATTGAAACGCTTAACCGCCGAAATAAAAACAACCCGGTGTTAATCGGGGAAGCAGGTGTCGGGAAAACCGCGATCGCGGAAGGCTTGGCTCTCCGTATCGTGCAAAGTCAAGTACCGAACAAATTGAAAAATAAACAAATCTATTTGTTAGACGTTTCTTCGCTCGTCGCGAACACAGGCGTGCGCGGTCAATTTGAAGAACGAATGAAACAGTTGCTTGCGGAACTGCAACAACGAGACGATGTCATAGTATTCGTCGATGAGGTGCATCAAATCGTCGGTGCCGGTTCCGCAGAAGGATCGGCAGATGCCGGAAACATCATGAAACCTGCGCTTGCTCGTGGTGAGTTGCAATTGATCGGCGCGACAACGTTGGCGGAATATCGTAAAATCGAAAAAGACGGCGCCCTTGAACGGCGTTTCCAACCGGTCATGGTGGATGAACCGTCGCTGGAAGATGCGAAGAAAATTCTTGATGGCATTCGCCCGAATTACGAAACGTATCACGAAATCACCTACACGAAAGATGCCGTTGAAGCATGTGTGACCCTATCCGATCGGTATATTCAAGACCGTTTTTTGCCGGATAAAGCGATTGACCTCATGGACGAAGCAGGTTCGAAAGTGAATTTGCTCATCAGCGAGTTGGATGATGGCGAGATTGCAAAGCGTTTGGAAGAAATCAAAATTGAAAAAGAAGATGCAACGAGCCAGGAAGATTATGAACGAGCGGCCAAACTTCGGACCGAAGAATTGCAGTTACAAGAAAAACAGCAAGAAGCAAAGTCCGAACACTATCATGAATCCGTCGTGGATGTTGCCCGCATTCAAGCGCTTGTCGAAGCCAAGACAGGTATTCCGGTTCGCCGTCTCCAAGAAGATGAACAGAAAAAAATGCGTGACCTACCTGAGCGTTTAAACAGTCAAGTGATTGGGCAAGAAACAGCTGTTGATAAAGTTGCGAAATCCATTCGTCGTAATCGTGCCGGTCTTCGCCGTGGAACACGACCAATCGGCTCCTTCATGTTCATCGGGCCAACGGGGGTCGGGAAGACCGAACTCTCTAAATCATTAGCGGAAGAAATGTTCGGTGACCGTGAAGCGATGATCCGTCTGGACATGAGTGAATATATGGAAAAACACTCCGTATCCAAACTCATCGGTTCTCCGCCCGGATATGTCGGACACGATGAAGCCGGTCAGATGACAGAACAAGTGCGCCGAAAGCCATATAGCATTATTTTGCTCGATGAAATTGAAAAGGCGCATCCGGATGTTCAGCACATGTTCTTGCAGATCATGGAAGACGGACGCCTCACAGACAGCCAGGGCCGCGCGGTGAGCTTTAAAGACACCGTCCTCATCATGACTTCCAACGCAGGAAGCGCGTTAAAAAAAGTGACGGTTGGCTTTGGCGCAGACGATGAAGAACCAAACGCCATGGAAGGGTTGACCGACTATTTCAAACCTGAATTTCTCAACCGTTTCGACGGCATCGTCCGCTTCAATGAATTGTCTCGCGAGCATCTCGTAACAATTGTGGATCTCATGCTCGCGGATCTAAAAGATTCCGCGGCAGAACAAGGACTCACCATCGAAGTAACGAGAGATGCAAAACAAAAAATGGCAGAACTCGGCTACGATCCGACCTTCGGTGCGCGCCCGCTCCGTCGCGTCATCGAGGAATATGTCGAAGACGGCATCGCCGATGTTATGCTGGAAAACGAAGAAGTAAAAACTATCGCCGTAAACGTGCGAGACGAAAAACTGAATGTGTCCGCAAAATAA
- a CDS encoding DUF4212 domain-containing protein — MKKVEKADAEKYFKLRTIMIFSFILIALLVSFGVVTFAEFFSQFTFMGAPLHYYMGSQGAIVVFIVLLFLNAIISDRLDAKFGVDNATNERIVGGQSMDQ; from the coding sequence TTGAAAAAAGTAGAGAAAGCAGATGCGGAAAAATATTTCAAATTACGCACGATAATGATATTTTCATTTATTCTGATTGCATTATTAGTTTCGTTTGGTGTAGTAACGTTTGCAGAATTTTTCTCCCAGTTCACCTTTATGGGAGCGCCATTGCATTATTATATGGGATCGCAGGGCGCTATTGTGGTTTTCATTGTGCTTTTGTTCCTGAACGCGATCATCAGCGATCGATTGGATGCGAAATTCGGTGTTGATAATGCAACAAATGAACGAATTGTCGGAGGACAAAGCATGGATCAATAG
- a CDS encoding sodium:solute symporter family protein has product MDTQTLVSVGMILVTFVIYVGIAIYTRSKETAEFYVASRGIPPFWNGMAIGADWMSAASFIGMAGTVMVMGYDGLPYIMGWTGGYLFLTFLLAPQLRKYGRFTVPEFIGDRFNSDVARVIGALATVIISFTYLVGQLSGSGVVIGRLFAIPTWAGVLLGVGIIAIYATLGGMKGVTWTQVAQYLILITAYVVPIVFMSLQVTGNPLPWLTYGNIVDEIGAIDREIGLTEYFAPFSESTQSQFLALMFTLMIGTSALPHVIVRFYTVTTMKAARWSGAWALLFIGILYLSAPAYAAFSRFILMTQVAGQPMGNLPSWVDRWVDTGLLSVADTDGDGILDWEEIAVAEDMVVMATPEIADLGMFVIGLVAAGSMAAALSTAGGLLITISSSIAHDFYYRILRPDASDKKRLNAGRIAIFIATIVAGLLALDPPGVITQIVAWAFAIAGGTFFPVLFLGVWWKRMTTQGAIAGMLVGLATTLSYIFLALGGFTIFGIEDTGAGVFGVTINFLTCIIVSLSTTTPSQEKQDEVVDLRYPEQMTYKDGEVWIKEEDYKS; this is encoded by the coding sequence TTGGATACACAAACACTCGTTTCTGTCGGGATGATTCTCGTTACATTTGTGATCTATGTAGGCATTGCCATTTACACACGGTCAAAAGAAACAGCTGAGTTTTATGTCGCTTCTCGCGGCATCCCTCCTTTTTGGAATGGGATGGCTATAGGGGCGGACTGGATGAGTGCCGCATCGTTCATCGGAATGGCCGGTACCGTCATGGTTATGGGCTATGACGGTTTGCCCTATATTATGGGCTGGACAGGCGGATATTTATTTTTAACATTTTTATTGGCTCCGCAATTGCGCAAATACGGACGATTTACGGTGCCGGAGTTTATCGGCGACCGTTTTAATAGCGATGTTGCCCGTGTTATTGGGGCACTTGCAACGGTTATCATCAGTTTTACTTATTTGGTCGGACAACTGTCCGGTTCCGGGGTTGTTATCGGACGCTTATTTGCGATCCCAACTTGGGCAGGAGTTTTACTCGGTGTCGGTATCATCGCGATTTACGCGACCCTTGGTGGGATGAAAGGGGTAACTTGGACACAAGTCGCGCAATACTTAATATTAATTACCGCTTACGTGGTGCCGATTGTTTTCATGTCTCTGCAAGTTACCGGGAATCCTCTTCCCTGGCTTACGTATGGAAACATTGTAGATGAAATTGGCGCAATTGACAGAGAAATAGGTTTAACAGAATACTTTGCGCCGTTTTCAGAAAGCACGCAAAGTCAATTTTTGGCGCTTATGTTCACCTTAATGATCGGAACATCGGCACTCCCGCACGTCATCGTTCGTTTTTATACGGTCACAACCATGAAGGCGGCGCGCTGGAGCGGGGCATGGGCCCTTTTATTCATCGGTATTCTATATCTCTCTGCACCGGCGTACGCCGCTTTTTCCCGCTTTATTTTGATGACGCAGGTCGCCGGCCAGCCAATGGGTAACCTTCCTTCCTGGGTTGATCGTTGGGTCGATACTGGACTGTTGTCAGTGGCCGACACCGATGGGGATGGCATATTGGACTGGGAAGAAATTGCAGTCGCGGAAGATATGGTCGTGATGGCCACGCCTGAAATCGCCGACTTAGGCATGTTCGTGATCGGGCTAGTGGCAGCTGGATCAATGGCAGCGGCATTATCAACGGCGGGTGGTTTGCTCATAACCATCAGTTCCTCCATTGCCCATGATTTTTATTATCGTATTCTCCGTCCGGATGCAAGTGATAAAAAACGATTAAACGCGGGACGCATTGCCATCTTTATCGCGACGATCGTGGCCGGGCTTTTGGCTTTGGACCCACCGGGGGTGATCACGCAAATTGTGGCATGGGCCTTTGCAATTGCCGGCGGTACATTTTTCCCTGTGCTCTTCTTAGGGGTATGGTGGAAGCGCATGACTACACAGGGGGCAATTGCCGGTATGTTGGTCGGATTGGCTACAACATTGTCCTATATATTCCTGGCCCTCGGCGGCTTTACAATCTTTGGCATTGAAGATACAGGTGCCGGCGTCTTCGGCGTTACGATTAACTTTTTGACCTGTATTATTGTCTCTCTATCAACAACGACCCCATCACAAGAAAAACAAGACGAGGTTGTTGACCTCCGTTATCCGGAACAGATGACGTACAAAGATGGCGAGGTTTGGATAAAAGAAGAGGATTATAAATCTTAG
- a CDS encoding MFS transporter, giving the protein MKNNRWFALSLIATAVLFTLTLWFSASVISVELREQWSLTTFSETWLSAAVPGGFVIGAFISAYFGLADRFNTRKFFAVSALIGGLLNLLLIWVDHAALGIVIRMLTGMALAGVYPPSVKLISQWFPKKRGVAVGVLIAALTLGTAMPHFLAMFFVAIDVRLVIVTTSMLAIVAAIAVRYILQEAPGPAGQSSFSLGKIKQVLQNKPVMFANYGYFGHMWELYAMWTWLPAFLTASFSLQYPGMDPAMVSFLAFASIGLAGGLGCVLGGLYADRIGISQLTILAMAISAFCALTIGFTFGQPIWLTIILALLWGVSVIADSAQFSVAVSQFGGKSYVGTALTFQMCIGFFIATLSIQMLPLFQAVLGWHWVFVVLAIGPILGIISMLKYQRYTADTAVSYRKTG; this is encoded by the coding sequence ATGAAAAATAATCGTTGGTTCGCGCTCTCCCTCATTGCCACAGCCGTGCTTTTCACGCTGACGCTGTGGTTCAGCGCATCTGTCATCTCTGTAGAGCTAAGGGAACAGTGGTCACTAACTACGTTTTCAGAGACGTGGTTATCCGCTGCCGTTCCGGGAGGGTTCGTCATCGGGGCGTTTATCAGCGCCTACTTCGGTTTGGCGGATCGTTTTAATACAAGGAAATTTTTCGCCGTTTCCGCGCTCATAGGCGGACTGCTAAACCTACTGCTCATCTGGGTCGATCATGCTGCTTTAGGTATCGTCATTCGTATGCTGACGGGCATGGCGTTGGCAGGCGTTTACCCGCCGTCCGTTAAGTTAATATCCCAATGGTTTCCGAAAAAACGCGGGGTTGCAGTGGGGGTTCTTATCGCAGCTTTGACTCTCGGGACGGCGATGCCGCATTTTCTTGCCATGTTTTTCGTCGCCATTGATGTCCGTCTCGTCATCGTTACCACTTCGATGTTGGCGATAGTAGCAGCGATCGCTGTTCGCTATATTTTGCAAGAGGCCCCGGGGCCTGCCGGTCAATCATCATTTTCGCTCGGTAAAATTAAGCAAGTCTTGCAAAATAAACCGGTTATGTTTGCCAATTACGGCTACTTCGGGCATATGTGGGAGTTATACGCGATGTGGACATGGTTGCCCGCGTTTTTAACGGCGAGTTTTTCCTTGCAGTATCCGGGTATGGACCCGGCAATGGTGTCTTTTCTCGCGTTTGCCTCCATTGGTTTAGCCGGTGGTTTGGGTTGTGTCCTTGGCGGTCTCTATGCCGATCGTATCGGTATTTCACAGTTGACGATTCTGGCGATGGCCATTAGCGCTTTTTGTGCGCTTACGATCGGATTTACATTCGGGCAACCGATCTGGCTGACGATTATTTTGGCATTGTTGTGGGGCGTTTCCGTCATCGCGGATTCCGCACAATTTTCAGTTGCCGTTTCCCAATTCGGAGGGAAATCGTATGTAGGAACGGCTTTAACCTTTCAAATGTGCATTGGTTTTTTCATTGCAACGTTATCGATTCAAATGCTCCCACTTTTTCAAGCGGTACTAGGATGGCATTGGGTTTTTGTCGTTTTGGCGATCGGTCCGATTCTCGGGATTATTTCGATGCTGAAGTATCAGCGGTATACGGCAGATACCGCTGTAAGTTACAGGAAAACGGGTTGA
- the ilvD gene encoding dihydroxy-acid dehydratase: protein MADEEKDLRIRSNVISESPNRAPNRAMLRAVGFEDEDFKKPMIGIASAWSEVTPCNMHLDKLAVSAKNGAAANHGAPLIFNTITVSDGIGMGHEGMFYSLPSREVIADSIETVSQAERFDGIVSIGSCDKNTPGCLIAIARLNVPSVYVYGGTIQPGKLDGKDIDIVSAFEAVGQHQVGQIDDKQLHKVECNACPGAGACGGMYTANTMAAAVEAMGMSLPGSSSTPAIAGAKEEECERAGAMVHELLEKDIYPRDIMTKEAFENAITVVMALGGSTNAFLHLTAMAHAAGVDLSLDDFEAVRERVPHLADLKPSGKYVMQDLNDVGGIPAVMKLLLDEGLLHGDTLTVTGKTLRENLQEAEDLHEGQEVILPFSNPKKENGPLVVLRGNLAPEGAVAKMSGQEVSHFSGPARVFNSEEDATKAIMNDEINKGDVLVIRYVGPKGGPGMPEMLSVTAMLVGKGLGGEVALLTDGRFSGGSHGFVIGHVAPEAQAGGPLAYLQEGDTVTIDSDEQLLAVDIEEVEMEARAKDWKMPELRFTSGVLAKYARLVSSASKGAITDGPIE, encoded by the coding sequence ATGGCAGACGAAGAAAAAGACTTGCGAATTCGCTCGAACGTCATTAGTGAAAGCCCGAATCGGGCGCCAAACCGGGCGATGTTACGCGCTGTCGGTTTTGAAGATGAAGATTTTAAAAAGCCTATGATTGGCATTGCGAGTGCCTGGAGTGAAGTCACCCCTTGTAACATGCATTTGGACAAGCTGGCGGTCAGTGCCAAAAACGGAGCCGCGGCAAATCACGGTGCGCCTTTAATTTTTAACACAATAACCGTATCCGACGGGATCGGTATGGGGCATGAAGGGATGTTTTATTCGCTTCCGAGCCGGGAAGTGATTGCCGATTCCATTGAAACTGTTTCCCAGGCGGAGCGTTTTGACGGCATTGTTTCCATCGGCAGTTGTGATAAAAATACGCCGGGCTGTTTAATCGCGATAGCCCGTCTAAATGTTCCATCGGTCTATGTGTACGGCGGGACGATTCAACCCGGAAAACTAGACGGCAAAGACATCGACATTGTTTCCGCTTTTGAAGCAGTTGGTCAACATCAGGTCGGCCAAATCGACGACAAGCAGTTGCATAAGGTCGAGTGCAATGCCTGCCCGGGCGCAGGCGCATGTGGCGGTATGTACACGGCAAACACGATGGCCGCGGCTGTGGAAGCGATGGGCATGAGCTTGCCGGGCTCTTCCTCTACCCCCGCGATTGCAGGGGCAAAAGAAGAAGAATGTGAACGTGCCGGCGCGATGGTCCATGAATTGTTGGAAAAAGACATCTACCCACGGGACATTATGACAAAAGAAGCGTTTGAAAACGCGATTACTGTCGTTATGGCACTGGGCGGCTCCACCAATGCATTCTTGCACCTTACAGCGATGGCCCATGCAGCAGGCGTGGATTTATCGTTGGATGATTTTGAGGCCGTTCGTGAACGTGTGCCACACCTCGCCGATTTGAAGCCGAGCGGCAAATACGTCATGCAGGATTTGAACGATGTCGGCGGGATCCCGGCAGTCATGAAGCTGCTCCTTGACGAGGGCTTGCTTCACGGCGACACCTTAACCGTCACAGGGAAAACCTTACGGGAAAACCTTCAAGAGGCGGAAGATCTTCATGAAGGACAGGAAGTAATCCTTCCATTTTCCAATCCGAAAAAAGAAAATGGCCCACTCGTCGTACTGCGCGGCAACCTTGCACCTGAAGGTGCCGTTGCAAAAATGTCGGGACAGGAAGTAAGCCATTTCAGCGGCCCTGCCCGTGTGTTCAATAGCGAAGAAGACGCGACTAAAGCAATCATGAACGACGAAATAAATAAAGGCGATGTCCTCGTCATCCGCTACGTCGGACCGAAAGGCGGCCCGGGCATGCCGGAAATGCTCTCGGTTACGGCCATGCTTGTCGGAAAAGGCTTGGGAGGCGAAGTCGCTTTGCTTACCGATGGCCGTTTTTCAGGCGGCTCCCACGGATTTGTGATCGGACATGTTGCCCCCGAAGCACAAGCCGGCGGCCCGCTCGCCTATTTGCAAGAGGGCGATACAGTTACGATCGATAGCGATGAGCAGCTACTGGCCGTCGATATCGAAGAAGTCGAGATGGAAGCCCGCGCCAAAGATTGGAAAATGCCGGAGCTTCGATTTACATCCGGTGTCCTTGCCAAATACGCCCGTCTGGTGTCATCGGCATCAAAAGGTGCGATTACAGACGGACCGATCGAGTAA